Proteins encoded in a region of the Candidatus Equadaptatus faecalis genome:
- a CDS encoding helix-turn-helix domain-containing protein, giving the protein MDREYASPEQLGEQLKQLRENLNLDLNQLSENTKINTIYLQAVEDGRLDVLPPGFYRKIFVREYCEAIGADSLLKAYEQFFENAENEVVKKADDNVRQTEEKNFVQDTQYRPENNKPLVVVSCLAIVVAMLLAFSFKNTLSGAQTSNIAQLNGGTAKVLEQKKLDEAEAQREAEEKMRKQAEKRAEAEEAVYMEEQSSTEPETAETSDPAKADDSTQNPVPAKNELLVKAAEGKIKIKVSQGEKIIYDGEIAEAQTMRFKIEGSIPVRVRYENPNRTEVYFGEAAFKPLHPSREGRSRYYWSDGTVTFTKQKTAKQ; this is encoded by the coding sequence ATGGATAGAGAGTACGCCTCTCCCGAACAGCTCGGGGAACAGCTTAAACAACTGAGAGAGAACCTTAACCTTGACCTTAACCAACTGTCGGAAAATACCAAAATAAACACTATATATCTTCAGGCTGTTGAAGACGGCAGACTTGATGTACTGCCGCCCGGATTTTATCGAAAAATCTTTGTCAGGGAATACTGCGAGGCAATCGGAGCCGACAGCCTGTTAAAGGCATACGAACAGTTTTTTGAAAACGCTGAAAACGAAGTTGTAAAAAAGGCTGACGATAATGTACGTCAAACAGAAGAAAAAAATTTTGTTCAAGACACGCAGTACAGACCGGAAAACAACAAACCTTTGGTGGTTGTGTCTTGCCTTGCCATCGTTGTGGCAATGTTGCTTGCGTTCAGCTTCAAAAACACGCTTTCAGGCGCCCAAACCAGCAATATAGCGCAGCTTAACGGAGGCACAGCCAAGGTGCTTGAACAGAAAAAACTGGATGAAGCAGAAGCTCAGCGCGAAGCGGAAGAAAAAATGAGAAAACAGGCAGAGAAACGCGCGGAAGCAGAAGAAGCCGTCTATATGGAAGAACAGTCGTCAACCGAACCCGAAACGGCTGAAACCTCCGATCCGGCGAAAGCGGATGACAGCACGCAAAACCCTGTGCCTGCAAAAAATGAACTGCTTGTAAAAGCGGCTGAAGGGAAAATAAAAATCAAGGTATCACAAGGAGAAAAAATAATCTACGATGGTGAAATAGCCGAAGCCCAAACTATGAGGTTTAAAATCGAAGGCAGCATTCCCGTTCGCGTTCGCTACGAAAACCCGAACAGAACAGAAGTTTATTTTGGAGAAGCTGCCTTTAAACCTCTGCATCCTTCCCGCGAAGGGCGTTCCAGATATTACTGGAGCGACGGAACGGTTACGTTCACAAAACAAAAAACTGCAAAGCAATAA